CTCACGTTGGATGGAGCgatcatctttcaagatacATTTTACCCTCCTGAATTTGAACAACAAAAAGAGAGCCAAATGTATTTACTGTGGGAAGATGTTTAAAGAGGGAGAATCGACCGGAAACTTGTCAAAGCATATTACTGCTGTCCATCCCAGTGCTataaagagcaagaaaccGAAAGTAAGCAAAGAGCAAACTCTGGATATGCTTCCCAGGAGATCGAAGTCGCTCAGACTGAGCGACTCTCTGGTGCAGGAATGCCAGAAAAACCCTGAGATTCTAGAAACGCTACTTTTGATATCGGAGGGCTTTTTACCCTTCAACTTTGTAAGGCTTCTAAGTTGGGGGATGATAAACCGAAGGCACGCAGCCAATGCCTTCATCCAATCAAGAACAACGCTATCGACCAAAATTAACCTTTTTAAAAGATACCTGAATGAGACGCTGCATTACAACTTAAAAGACACCACCATGGTTAATATTCAGTTGGATATATGGACCTCTCCTAGCAATATTTCATTTCTCGCGGTAATGGTTTCTTTTGCTCCGAATATCCTCAATATGGAATCACTGGAACTGGCCAATGATGCGAAAATTCTACTGAACAACCGAGGGGAATCCCGCAACTGTCATTTACTAGAGTTTGTTAGTCTGGGGCATAAGCGACACACTGGTTTAAACATATACAAGGTTTTCAAGGAGATTTTACATAGACATGACCTTGTTGACAAGCTTGGAACTATAACCATGGACAACGCTACAAATAATGAGTCTTTTCACAAGAGTCTTGTCTATGACTACTTGAACACAATAAAGCCTTCTGGACATCAAATGTTGGGCAAAGTTCGCTTTATCCGTTGCGCTAACCATGTGTtaaatttgatcttcgGGAGAATCATAAAGAGTTTGTGTGAAGACCTCTTATTTGCCGACGCCTTCAGTAAAGTGACCAAGCTGGCGAAAATCATGAGGCGCTCAACTGCGGTCAAtgcaagtttgaaagaacaTGGTATACCACTTATACCATATGAATCACAAACCAGATGGATTTATACCTGGAGACAAGTTACTGTTTTTTTACAAAATTATGCAGCCTATTCGAAATGGTTCGAAGCACTCGACACAGAATCCCATACtcacatcatcaatcgAGTCCAGAGTATCATAGCATTTGAGGAAAAGACAATTCAAATGCTGACATACTTCGTTGAGTGCTGTGATATATTCGGTGAACTGAATTTCACATTTCAGAATGATGAGATTAACAATCTCCCTCAAGGCGTTCCTCTTTACTACCTACTAGGTCACTACTACAAACTGTGCTTGAGTGCGTTTGCCGGAAACCATATTCCTAAAACTCCAGGTATGGATTTCTCTTATTTCAATGGCCCAGAGTATCTATCTTTGGATGATAAAAGaattgttcttcaagcaatCAAAGATTCCTACGGCTGCTACCAAGACTACTTATCTCATATCCAGGTGAATCCTTTGTTCTACGTTGCAGTGATCCTAGATCCAACGGCAAAACAAGACAAGCTTTATGAAATAATGGAAGACGAGGAGTTCACGGTTAGAATAAGCGAAGTTAACTCATTCATGCGCAACTACCTGAAAGTACAGAGGTTTAGCTGTGTTACGGAACAGGAGCGGAAAAAGATTCCTAAAGCTCCTAGCCATAAAAACCTGCTGTCGTTTAATATACGTGTCGCACCTGATCCGTCGAGGCATACCGGATCGGCTGCCATGGAAGCTGAGTGCAATGAtggaagtcttgaagaatgggtAAAATATCAGAGAGAGCCTGTAATCGCAGGAAACTCTAGACAGGAAGCGATAAAATGGTGGTATGACTACCGCCATACTTATCCGATGCTTTTTAAATTGGCAATGTCTTTGTTCTACACCAAGTTTACCTCCTGTGATGTGGAAAGGTGTTTCTCGCTCGCTGGCAGGGTTGTTAGGAAAGATCGAGCACGTTTAAGTCACAATAACATAGGaacgttgatgattttaaGGGATCgattttcaaattttggtTTTTATAATGGCGGCCTAGTATCCGATGCTATCttggatgatgatgatttcgaTATTAACCTTGACGATACTACTTACGTTGACTCTCTTCCGGACGTTCCAGACCACGAGCGAGAAGACAGCGACGATGccatttttgaagaatggcCACAAGAATCCTGGTCTCCAGAAACTCCCACTGCTCCCCGGACACCCGAGGATTCTCTTCGACAGGCTACAGATAGTCCTACACCTGTGGGCTGACAGACACACCTTAAGTGTGAATCCTAGATGCTTCGCTAAATTTCGTGTAAAGTAATACATCCTAAATCGTGACCCACGAATAATACTCAGAAACTACCCAATTTGTGAATAGTGATAAACTCATAATTACTCACACTCTCTACGATGAGTGGGTTTCGCGCATACCCATTACTCGAAATGGCGCTACCGAGTTGGAGCAGAGCTATTACCCGGTTACTCATTGAACAAGCCTGTCGATGCGGTACGGAAAAATTTTACCAGGGCAGTGAACGGTTAGAGATGAGGGAAAGAAAGTACCATCACTATAGCACAAAGGCAGGTCTAGAGATCGTTCACGGGAGCTAGAATCGAAGTCATACACTATTGTGGAACCATGTCTCGTTTTTTTGCAGCCAATTATGACTATGATAGTGCAagttcatcatcagaagagGACTTACTGTCCTCATCTGATGAGGAATCACTaaattcttctttgagcgAAGGGGAGGAGGAATCCGATGATTCCTTTTTCAACGATTCTGAGTCTGAGTCTGACATCGACTCGGATGATTCGGAGGGCAGACCTTACGGACCCGATTGGTTCAAGAAAGCAGAGTTCAGAAAGGGTGGGACTaacaaattcttgaaaggtGCCAACTATTCAGATTCGGAATCGGAGGATGAAGGCAAGAAAGTGGTCAAGTCGGCCAAGGAGAAGTTGTTGGATGAGATGCAAGCCGTCTACTCAAGTATCGAGAATGCTGAAATGACGCAGGACTGGGTGACGATCTTGGCAGAGCTGGACAATATCTCACGTCTCCTGATCAGAGCCCAACAACAGAACTACGGTACCCCAAACATTTTCATCAAGGTCTTGGCGCAGATCGAGGATGCGGTGACAGACGCAGAGCAAGCCGATATCAAAAACAAGGCTGTTGCCAGGGCCTACAACACGACAAAGCAAAGAGTTAGAAAGGTGGCAAGGGAAAACGAGGGTTTGCTTGCTAAATTTAGAGAGAACCCAGAATCCTTCGATAAGGAAAATACTGCCGATCTTGGCGCCGAAGACCGTGAGGCAACTCCAATTTTCGGTAAGAAAGGTATTAACCTGTCATCTTTGGCCACAGCTTCCTCGGAAGTTGGATTTTTCTCCGCTCTACGAATCGTGTTGGATACTAGAGGTAAGAAAAGTGTTGACCAATATGGTTTAATCAAGACTATGCAGGAATTGCTCGAGATCGCCAAAACACCTTACGAGACGATAATGGCTTATCTAACTCTAATTCCAATCAGGTTCGACGCTTCTGCAAATCTTTCGTATCAGCCAATTGAGCAATGGAAGGCAGCTTACAGCGAAACACTCAGACTTTTAGAGATACTGAATGAGCACATCGATACTTATCAGGTTTCAGAGTTGGCTGAGCGGAACGAGTTCATCGAGGATGAGCCCCAAGCCGACGCTAACGGAGTTAAGAAGATTTTGGGCTCTGTTTTCTCATTTGTTGAGAGgcttgatgatgaattTAACAAATCTTTGTTGAACACTGATCCCCACTCAAGTGATTATTTGGTCCGCCTAAGAGATGAGCAATTAATTTACAATTT
Above is a genomic segment from Torulaspora globosa chromosome 1, complete sequence containing:
- a CDS encoding uncharacterized protein (Rover element), encoding MSGASTHATPIVIQQDMPFTNTSSLSAPIPSRSCPATPAEMVRSTPNTTLKVKKSPKKSPSRWMERSSFKIHFTLLNLNNKKRAKCIYCGKMFKEGESTGNLSKHITAVHPSAIKSKKPKVSKEQTLDMLPRRSKSLRLSDSLVQECQKNPEILETLLLISEGFLPFNFVRLLSWGMINRRHAANAFIQSRTTLSTKINLFKRYLNETLHYNLKDTTMVNIQLDIWTSPSNISFLAVMVSFAPNILNMESLELANDAKILLNNRGESRNCHLLEFVSLGHKRHTGLNIYKVFKEILHRHDLVDKLGTITMDNATNNESFHKSLVYDYLNTIKPSGHQMLGKVRFIRCANHVLNLIFGRIIKSLCEDLLFADAFSKVTKLAKIMRRSTAVNASLKEHGIPLIPYESQTRWIYTWRQVTVFLQNYAAYSKWFEALDTESHTHIINRVQSIIAFEEKTIQMLTYFVECCDIFGELNFTFQNDEINNLPQGVPLYYLLGHYYKLCLSAFAGNHIPKTPGMDFSYFNGPEYLSLDDKRIVLQAIKDSYGCYQDYLSHIQVNPLFYVAVILDPTAKQDKLYEIMEDEEFTVRISEVNSFMRNYLKVQRFSCVTEQERKKIPKAPSHKNLLSFNIRVAPDPSRHTGSAAMEAECNDGSLEEWVKYQREPVIAGNSRQEAIKWWYDYRHTYPMLFKLAMSLFYTKFTSCDVERCFSLAGRVVRKDRARLSHNNIGTLMILRDRFSNFGFYNGGLVSDAILDDDDFDINLDDTTYVDSLPDVPDHEREDSDDAIFEEWPQESWSPETPTAPRTPEDSLRQATDSPTPVG
- the NIP1 gene encoding translation initiation factor eIF3 core subunit c (ancestral locus Anc_5.9), whose protein sequence is MSRFFAANYDYDSASSSSEEDLLSSSDEESLNSSLSEGEEESDDSFFNDSESESDIDSDDSEGRPYGPDWFKKAEFRKGGTNKFLKGANYSDSESEDEGKKVVKSAKEKLLDEMQAVYSSIENAEMTQDWVTILAELDNISRLLIRAQQQNYGTPNIFIKVLAQIEDAVTDAEQADIKNKAVARAYNTTKQRVRKVARENEGLLAKFRENPESFDKENTADLGAEDREATPIFGKKGINLSSLATASSEVGFFSALRIVLDTRGKKSVDQYGLIKTMQELLEIAKTPYETIMAYLTLIPIRFDASANLSYQPIEQWKAAYSETLRLLEILNEHIDTYQVSELAERNEFIEDEPQADANGVKKILGSVFSFVERLDDEFNKSLLNTDPHSSDYLVRLRDEQLIYNLILRTQIYLEATLPEEERERLLARPLVKRLDHIYYKSTSLISIIESNAWKSLPSNFTSSYVPFNGIADDKYVTNLVGTLADSLRKHKNGGLRKRAVLYQVYFTALNIDFSTAKDMLIESKVQTYINNSDPSLQILFNRVVVQLGLAAFKLCLIEDCHQVLNELLASSHLREILGQQTLQRISANVGSSTSADEREQLCLPYHQHINLDLIDLVFMTCSLLIEVPQMTAFYSGIKVKRIPYSQKSIRRALEHYDKSAFQGPPETLRDYVLHAAKSMQKGDWKKCNFYLRSIPTWKLLSNADTVLESLAERVQIGSLKTFFFTYKRFYDKISLSKLSELFNVPQEKVVEIMEFVIAEYDIDARLDGNKSTVIVEGDEITKLEEVALKLNKEVKIAKERLNPTAGRR